Proteins co-encoded in one Pseudomonas fluorescens genomic window:
- a CDS encoding COG3014 family protein has protein sequence MAFRAPTLIALGAVTLLSGCSAFRNYDSELAQTNQQLATGNVDAALTLLEKNNTGPDKDLLYYFEKGELLRAKGDLSGSQNAWTSADQVVGKWEDSVKLDTDKYLAQFGSFLVNDKVRRYEGYDYEKVMLTTQMALNLLAVNDFDGARTAIKKTHEREAVIAELRDKEYLKSEEEAEKQGIKTEYKDLQGYPVASLDAPEVIGLKNSYQSAFSHYLAGFVYEALGEKDLAAPGYRKAAELRPKTPLLEQALVNLDKPVKSDDSDILIVVQSGLAPARDSIRVPLPLPISNNVVITPLSFPIIKPDTSTATFAQIGVDGRQLDLTALNSTTAMSRRALRDDMPGIILRTTVRAITKGVAQKKINETNPLAGLAVGISSAVLEGADTRTWRTLPDTTQVVRLRLKKGEHQVTLPSAVGGSVVKINVDQRFQVITLRAVGNQVFAAGLAAHVIPSAGATAVASLKQP, from the coding sequence CCAGACCAACCAGCAACTGGCCACCGGCAACGTTGACGCCGCCCTGACTCTGCTGGAAAAGAACAACACCGGCCCGGACAAGGACCTGCTCTATTACTTCGAGAAAGGCGAACTGCTGCGCGCCAAGGGCGATCTGTCCGGCAGCCAGAACGCCTGGACCAGCGCCGATCAGGTGGTGGGCAAGTGGGAAGACTCGGTCAAGCTCGACACCGACAAGTACCTGGCCCAGTTCGGCAGCTTCCTGGTCAATGACAAAGTCCGTCGCTACGAAGGCTACGACTACGAAAAAGTCATGCTGACCACGCAAATGGCCCTGAATCTGCTGGCGGTCAACGACTTCGACGGCGCCCGCACCGCGATCAAGAAGACTCACGAACGTGAAGCGGTGATCGCCGAACTGCGTGACAAGGAATACCTCAAGAGCGAAGAGGAAGCCGAGAAGCAAGGCATCAAGACCGAGTACAAGGACTTGCAGGGCTACCCGGTCGCCAGCCTCGACGCCCCGGAAGTGATCGGCCTGAAAAACAGCTATCAGAGTGCGTTCAGCCATTACCTGGCCGGTTTCGTCTACGAAGCCCTGGGCGAGAAAGACCTCGCCGCACCAGGCTATCGCAAGGCTGCCGAGCTGCGTCCGAAAACGCCGCTGCTGGAGCAGGCGCTGGTCAACCTCGACAAACCGGTCAAGAGCGATGACAGCGACATTCTGATCGTGGTGCAGAGCGGTCTGGCGCCGGCCCGTGACTCGATCCGCGTGCCGCTGCCGCTGCCAATCTCCAACAACGTGGTAATCACTCCGCTGTCGTTCCCGATCATCAAGCCTGACACCTCGACCGCGACGTTTGCGCAGATCGGCGTCGACGGCCGGCAACTGGACCTGACGGCCCTCAACAGCACCACCGCCATGTCCCGCCGCGCCCTGCGCGATGACATGCCGGGAATCATCCTGCGCACCACCGTGCGCGCGATCACCAAGGGCGTGGCGCAGAAGAAGATCAACGAAACCAACCCGCTGGCGGGTCTGGCAGTCGGTATCTCTTCAGCGGTGCTCGAAGGTGCCGATACCCGTACGTGGCGCACGTTGCCGGACACCACCCAAGTGGTGCGCCTGCGTCTGAAAAAAGGTGAACATCAGGTCACCCTGCCAAGTGCCGTGGGCGGTTCGGTGGTCAAGATCAACGTCGATCAGCGTTTTCAGGTGATCACCCTGCGCGCCGTGGGCAACCAGGTATTCGCCGCGGGCCTCGCCGCTCACGTGATCCCGAGTGCTGGCGCCACCGCCGTGGCCAGTCTCAAACAACCTTAA
- a CDS encoding YcfL family protein — MRFKLFAVAALAVLASGCATPPPPEPGSAASKVVAMGPQKHIAVGAMRVARENGFMTVNVQLTNTLNSNKTFYYRFAWLGAEGFPIAEEEVWKSQMMYGAQTSFIQGIAPTPKAVDFRLEMKTP, encoded by the coding sequence ATGCGCTTCAAACTCTTCGCCGTCGCCGCCCTCGCCGTGCTGGCCAGCGGCTGCGCCACCCCGCCACCACCGGAGCCGGGCAGCGCCGCGAGCAAGGTCGTGGCCATGGGCCCGCAGAAACACATCGCGGTCGGCGCCATGCGCGTCGCCCGCGAAAACGGCTTCATGACCGTCAATGTGCAGTTGACCAACACCCTCAACAGCAACAAGACCTTCTACTACCGCTTCGCGTGGCTCGGTGCGGAAGGCTTCCCGATTGCCGAAGAAGAAGTCTGGAAGAGTCAGATGATGTACGGCGCCCAGACCAGCTTCATCCAGGGCATCGCACCAACGCCCAAAGCCGTGGATTTCCGTCTTGAAATGAAGACGCCTTAA
- the lpoB gene encoding penicillin-binding protein activator LpoB yields MFARFSFIAVLALLASGCANTSPTLGSKNISYGDTKAVETVTNEFGSTDLQMIAESMTRSLAQSGILQGRPVVQVYDVKNKTSEYIDTREITTSIKTQLMKSGTARFASDNTAMQSQVDQLKLQNQSGLYKKSTVAKTGNMVAAKYRLEGSISSIVKRSSDYKDVFYKFSLQLIDVESGLAEWMDEKEIRKTTER; encoded by the coding sequence ATGTTTGCACGCTTTTCCTTCATCGCCGTCCTCGCCCTGCTGGCCTCCGGTTGCGCCAACACTTCGCCGACCCTGGGCAGCAAGAACATCAGCTATGGCGACACCAAGGCCGTTGAAACCGTGACCAACGAGTTCGGCTCGACCGACCTGCAGATGATCGCCGAGTCGATGACCCGCTCCCTGGCCCAGTCCGGCATTCTGCAGGGCCGTCCGGTGGTTCAGGTCTACGACGTGAAGAACAAGACCAGCGAATACATCGACACCCGCGAAATCACCACCAGCATCAAGACCCAGCTGATGAAGTCCGGCACCGCCCGCTTCGCCAGCGACAACACCGCAATGCAGAGTCAGGTCGACCAGCTCAAACTGCAAAACCAGAGCGGCCTGTACAAGAAGAGCACCGTGGCCAAGACTGGCAACATGGTCGCCGCCAAATACCGTCTTGAAGGTTCGATCAGCTCGATCGTCAAGCGCAGCAGCGACTACAAGGACGTCTTCTACAAATTCAGCCTGCAACTGATCGACGTTGAAAGCGGTCTGGCCGAGTGGATGGACGAGAAAGAGATCCGCAAAACCACGGAGCGTTAA
- a CDS encoding penicillin-binding protein activator LpoB, with protein MRTWIGMMALACAFSVQAAPKVAVTDLAYQERVEQYIHIVSAQNNYREGYYSASGSSSYNELEATTSYIEQTELRKFTGDIKGEILRTGMFQLVQGTPYTASSKGDVYDVIKRIKAGNFKGADYVLFGTVSDIDFTQDVNELANTDSYSAVLGLTLVADFSLINTKTFEITSAFTAMGEAQDTKLVNHRDIKISLNRPRVVRDVSKALGEDVAGQLSMQLGGGGYEQPREPQQRNNLPRDTAPVILH; from the coding sequence ATGCGCACATGGATTGGCATGATGGCCCTGGCTTGCGCGTTCAGCGTGCAAGCGGCCCCGAAAGTCGCGGTGACGGATCTGGCGTATCAGGAACGTGTGGAGCAATACATCCACATCGTTTCGGCCCAGAACAATTACCGTGAGGGTTACTACAGCGCCAGCGGTTCTTCGAGCTACAACGAGCTCGAAGCCACCACCAGCTACATCGAACAGACCGAACTGCGCAAGTTCACCGGCGACATCAAGGGTGAAATCCTGCGCACCGGCATGTTCCAGCTGGTGCAGGGCACGCCATACACCGCGTCCTCCAAGGGTGACGTCTACGACGTGATCAAGCGGATCAAGGCCGGCAACTTCAAGGGTGCCGACTACGTGCTGTTCGGCACCGTGTCGGACATCGACTTCACCCAGGACGTGAACGAGCTGGCGAACACCGACAGCTATTCAGCCGTGCTGGGCCTGACGCTGGTGGCCGATTTCAGCCTGATCAACACCAAGACCTTCGAAATCACTTCGGCCTTCACGGCGATGGGTGAAGCGCAGGACACCAAACTGGTGAACCACCGCGACATCAAGATCTCGCTCAACCGCCCACGGGTGGTGCGTGACGTGTCGAAGGCGCTGGGCGAAGACGTGGCCGGACAGCTGAGCATGCAACTTGGCGGTGGCGGTTACGAGCAACCACGTGAACCGCAGCAGCGCAACAATCTGCCGCGTGATACGGCGCCGGTGATTCTGCACTGA
- a CDS encoding LysE family transporter, which yields MELQTWLAFFAACWVISLSPGAGAIASMSSGLQYGFWRGYWNALGLQIGLAAQIAIVGAGVGAILTASATAFHAIKWFGVAYLVYLAIKQWRALPMDMSDDAAVRPIGKPLALVFRGFLVNISNPKALVFMLAVLPQFINPHAPLLIQYVVIGATMICVDLIVMAGYTGLASKVLRLLRTPTQQRRMNRTFAGLFIGAAAFMATLRKAAV from the coding sequence ATGGAGCTTCAAACATGGCTGGCGTTTTTTGCCGCGTGTTGGGTAATCAGTCTTTCTCCGGGTGCCGGCGCCATTGCGTCGATGTCCAGCGGCCTGCAATACGGTTTCTGGCGCGGTTACTGGAACGCCCTGGGCCTGCAGATCGGCCTGGCTGCGCAGATTGCCATCGTCGGCGCCGGTGTCGGCGCGATCCTCACCGCTTCGGCCACCGCGTTCCATGCGATCAAATGGTTCGGTGTCGCCTACCTGGTCTATCTCGCGATCAAGCAGTGGCGCGCACTGCCGATGGACATGAGTGACGACGCGGCGGTCCGGCCGATCGGCAAACCGCTGGCCCTGGTGTTCCGTGGTTTTCTGGTGAACATCAGCAACCCCAAGGCGCTGGTGTTCATGCTCGCGGTGCTGCCGCAGTTCATCAACCCTCACGCGCCACTGCTGATCCAGTACGTGGTGATCGGTGCGACCATGATCTGTGTCGACCTGATCGTCATGGCCGGCTACACCGGGCTGGCGTCGAAGGTGCTGCGCCTGTTGCGCACGCCGACCCAGCAGCGACGCATGAACCGCACGTTTGCCGGGCTGTTCATTGGCGCGGCGGCGTTCATGGCGACGTTGCGCAAAGCGGCCGTATAA
- a CDS encoding mechanosensitive ion channel family protein, whose product MEAFKLPLPAMWVEPIWLGVQILLILLAGYFTQRVVARFLTRLGEKYPFPPQLLMPLRGGLRWLIMGSALIFVLERLGVSATVLWTALSGFVAVAAVAFFAMWSVLSNLLCAILIFTVGPFRLGDVVELVDTTDKPGVKGRVVAINLLYTTLIEAEELGTGSAMVQVPNSLFFQRSVRRWRGTDVFPSSGFEK is encoded by the coding sequence ATGGAAGCCTTCAAACTTCCATTGCCGGCGATGTGGGTCGAGCCGATCTGGCTCGGCGTGCAGATTCTGCTGATCCTGCTGGCCGGTTACTTCACCCAGCGTGTCGTCGCCCGATTCCTGACTCGCCTGGGCGAGAAGTACCCCTTCCCTCCGCAGCTGCTGATGCCGCTGCGCGGTGGCCTGCGCTGGCTGATCATGGGCAGCGCGTTGATCTTCGTGCTGGAACGCCTCGGGGTGTCGGCCACGGTGCTGTGGACCGCGCTGTCGGGCTTCGTCGCGGTGGCGGCGGTGGCGTTCTTCGCCATGTGGAGTGTGCTGTCGAACCTGCTCTGCGCGATTCTGATCTTCACCGTCGGCCCGTTTCGTCTGGGCGATGTGGTGGAGCTGGTGGACACCACCGACAAGCCCGGCGTCAAAGGCCGGGTGGTGGCGATCAATCTGCTCTACACCACGCTGATCGAAGCCGAAGAACTCGGCACCGGCAGCGCCATGGTGCAGGTACCCAACAGCCTGTTCTTCCAGCGTTCGGTGCGACGCTGGCGCGGTACGGATGTCTTCCCTTCCAGCGGTTTCGAAAAGTGA
- a CDS encoding ATP-binding cassette domain-containing protein yields MIRLQNLTLQRGPQRLLEDAELTLHAGHKAGLIGANGAGKSSLFALLRGELHPDSGDCLLPADWRIAHMRQEVDTLERLAVDYVLDGDLRLREVQRELAAAEEAHDGTALARLHAELDSADGYTADARARKLLAGLGFTNEQMDRQVGDFSGGWRMRLNLAQALMCPSDLLLLDEPTNHLDLDAIIWLEEWLKSYPGTLLLISHDRDFLDEVVDHVAHVDQRKLTLYRGGYTAFERARAERLAQQQQAYEKQQAQRAHMESYIARFKAQATKARQAQSRIKALERMEELSAAHVDSPFDFVFRESTKISSPLIDLSDARLGYGEKTVLEKVKLQLTPGARIGLLGPNGAGKSTLIKNLAGELEPLAGRLTRGENTVVGYFAQHQLDSLDAKASPLLHLQRLAPTEREQTLRDFLGGFDFRGARIDEPVLNFSGGEKARLALALIAWERPNLLLLDEPTNHLDLEMRLALTMALQEFSGAVLVVSHDRHLLKSTTDNFFLVADGKVEEFDGDLEDYARWLVEYRQRNAPVSNTPVNPDKTDKKAQRQAAAALRQQLAPHKREADKLEAELGKLHEKLAKVDASLGDSDIYEPARKNELRDLLAEQAKLKVREGELEEAWMEALETLESMQAELEALS; encoded by the coding sequence ATGATCCGACTTCAGAACCTGACTTTACAGCGTGGCCCGCAACGTCTGCTAGAAGACGCCGAGCTGACCCTGCACGCCGGCCACAAAGCCGGCCTCATCGGTGCCAACGGCGCCGGCAAATCCAGCCTGTTCGCCTTGCTCCGCGGTGAGTTGCACCCGGACTCCGGCGACTGCCTGCTGCCGGCCGACTGGCGTATCGCCCACATGCGCCAGGAGGTCGACACGCTCGAGCGCCTGGCGGTCGACTATGTGCTGGACGGCGACCTGCGTCTGCGCGAAGTACAGCGCGAGCTCGCAGCAGCCGAAGAGGCCCATGACGGCACCGCGCTGGCCCGCCTGCACGCCGAACTCGACAGCGCTGACGGCTACACCGCCGATGCGCGGGCGCGCAAGCTGCTCGCCGGTCTCGGTTTCACCAACGAGCAGATGGATCGTCAGGTAGGAGATTTCTCCGGTGGCTGGCGGATGCGTCTGAACCTTGCGCAGGCTTTGATGTGCCCATCAGACCTGCTGCTGCTCGACGAACCGACCAACCACTTGGACCTCGACGCCATCATCTGGCTCGAAGAGTGGCTGAAAAGTTACCCCGGCACCTTGCTGCTGATTTCCCACGACCGGGATTTCCTGGATGAAGTGGTCGATCACGTGGCCCACGTCGATCAGCGCAAGCTGACGCTCTACCGTGGCGGCTACACCGCGTTCGAACGCGCCCGTGCCGAACGTCTGGCCCAGCAGCAACAGGCCTACGAGAAGCAACAGGCGCAGCGTGCGCACATGGAAAGCTACATCGCCCGCTTCAAGGCCCAGGCCACCAAGGCCCGTCAGGCCCAGAGCCGGATCAAGGCCCTGGAGCGGATGGAGGAGCTGTCGGCGGCCCACGTCGATTCGCCGTTCGATTTCGTGTTCCGCGAGTCGACCAAGATCTCCAGCCCGCTGATCGACCTGTCCGATGCGCGCTTGGGTTACGGCGAGAAAACCGTGCTGGAGAAGGTCAAGCTGCAACTGACCCCCGGCGCGCGGATCGGCTTGCTCGGCCCCAACGGCGCGGGTAAGTCGACCCTGATCAAGAACCTCGCCGGCGAACTCGAACCGCTGGCCGGGCGCCTGACTCGCGGTGAGAACACCGTGGTCGGTTACTTCGCCCAGCATCAGCTCGACTCGCTGGACGCCAAGGCCAGCCCGTTGCTGCACTTGCAGCGTCTGGCGCCGACCGAGCGCGAACAGACCCTGCGCGACTTCCTCGGTGGTTTCGACTTCCGTGGCGCGCGGATCGACGAGCCGGTGCTGAATTTTTCCGGTGGCGAAAAGGCCCGTCTGGCCCTGGCGTTGATCGCCTGGGAGCGGCCGAACCTGTTGCTGCTCGACGAACCGACCAACCACCTGGATCTGGAAATGCGCCTGGCGCTGACCATGGCGTTGCAGGAGTTCAGCGGTGCGGTGCTGGTGGTTTCCCACGATCGGCATTTGCTCAAGAGCACCACCGACAACTTCTTCCTGGTCGCGGACGGCAAGGTCGAGGAGTTCGATGGCGACCTCGAAGACTACGCCCGTTGGCTGGTCGAATACCGCCAGCGCAACGCCCCGGTCAGCAACACGCCGGTCAACCCGGACAAGACCGACAAGAAGGCCCAGCGTCAGGCCGCCGCTGCATTGCGTCAGCAACTGGCGCCGCACAAGCGTGAGGCCGACAAGCTCGAAGCCGAGTTGGGCAAGCTGCACGAGAAACTGGCCAAGGTCGATGCCAGCCTCGGCGACAGCGACATCTACGAGCCGGCGCGCAAGAACGAATTGCGCGACCTGCTGGCCGAACAGGCCAAGCTGAAAGTCCGCGAAGGCGAGCTTGAAGAAGCGTGGATGGAAGCCCTGGAAACGCTGGAAAGCATGCAGGCGGAGCTGGAGGCGTTGTCCTGA
- a CDS encoding TIGR02444 family protein: MSSDLWSFALAVYARPGVEDACLRLQSAGANVCLMLCGLWLEQRDATCDEVRARQLLELTEPWDREVVQPLRALRMQWKTLADTDPVLEGMREQIKGLELEAERALLSRLEGAAQGWKRNSKESSDWLQVLAGLAANLNRDALQVLRVAATGA; this comes from the coding sequence ATGTCCTCTGACCTGTGGAGCTTTGCCCTTGCCGTCTACGCCCGTCCCGGCGTGGAGGATGCCTGCCTGCGCCTGCAATCGGCGGGGGCCAACGTGTGCCTGATGCTGTGCGGTTTATGGCTGGAACAACGCGATGCAACCTGTGACGAGGTACGTGCTCGACAGCTTCTGGAGCTGACAGAGCCTTGGGACCGGGAAGTGGTGCAGCCATTACGCGCATTGCGCATGCAGTGGAAAACCCTGGCCGACACCGATCCGGTGCTCGAGGGGATGCGCGAGCAGATCAAAGGATTGGAACTTGAGGCGGAGCGTGCGCTGCTGTCACGACTGGAAGGCGCCGCGCAAGGCTGGAAGCGTAATTCGAAGGAATCGAGTGACTGGCTGCAAGTGCTGGCCGGCCTGGCGGCCAACCTGAACCGCGACGCGCTGCAAGTGCTGCGCGTCGCGGCGACCGGCGCTTAG
- a CDS encoding AlgP family protein, producing MSATKKPVNTPLHLLQQLSGSLLEHLENACSQALADAEKLLAKLEKQRGKAQEKLHKSRTKLQDAAAAGKAKAQTKAKAAVKELEDLLDALKERQSDTRGYILQLKRDAQESLKLAQGVGRVQEAVGKALSLRSAKPAAAPVKKAAAKPAAKAPAKAAAKPAAKKPAAASAAKPAAKTTAAKPAAAKPAAAKPAAKPAAKTAAAKAAPARTAAAKPAAKPATKVAAKPAAKPAVKAAAKPAVKTAAAKPAAKTAAKPVAAKPAAKAAAKPAAKPAVKAAAKPAAKPAAKPAAAAKPATTAAKPATAAKPAAKPAAKPAAKPAVKKPAAAKPAAKPAAAKPATAPAAKPAAAATPAPTAAPASAATTSTTATTPSSAPVSSVASNPSSAS from the coding sequence ATGTCGGCCACCAAGAAGCCTGTAAACACTCCGTTGCATTTACTCCAACAACTCTCGGGCAGCTTGCTCGAGCATCTGGAAAACGCTTGCTCCCAAGCCTTGGCTGATGCTGAAAAACTGCTCGCCAAACTGGAAAAGCAACGCGGCAAGGCGCAAGAAAAACTGCACAAATCCCGCACCAAATTGCAGGACGCAGCAGCAGCCGGTAAAGCCAAGGCGCAGACCAAGGCCAAGGCTGCCGTGAAGGAACTCGAAGACCTGCTCGATGCGCTGAAGGAGCGTCAGTCCGATACTCGCGGCTACATTCTGCAACTCAAGCGCGATGCCCAGGAAAGCCTGAAACTGGCGCAGGGTGTCGGTCGTGTTCAAGAAGCCGTCGGCAAGGCGTTGTCCCTGCGTTCGGCCAAACCGGCAGCGGCGCCTGTGAAAAAAGCGGCCGCCAAACCTGCTGCGAAAGCCCCTGCCAAAGCCGCCGCAAAACCAGCCGCGAAGAAACCCGCTGCAGCCAGCGCTGCCAAACCGGCGGCCAAAACCACAGCGGCCAAACCAGCTGCCGCGAAGCCGGCTGCAGCAAAACCAGCCGCCAAACCTGCGGCGAAAACCGCTGCTGCGAAAGCGGCTCCGGCAAGAACCGCCGCTGCAAAACCTGCTGCCAAGCCAGCCACCAAAGTGGCCGCTAAACCGGCAGCAAAACCAGCCGTGAAAGCCGCCGCTAAACCAGCCGTCAAAACGGCTGCTGCCAAGCCTGCGGCGAAAACCGCTGCCAAACCGGTTGCTGCCAAACCTGCTGCCAAAGCTGCAGCGAAACCAGCGGCCAAGCCTGCGGTAAAAGCTGCGGCCAAACCTGCTGCAAAACCAGCGGCCAAACCGGCTGCTGCAGCGAAGCCTGCAACGACTGCCGCCAAGCCAGCGACCGCTGCCAAACCGGCCGCCAAACCAGCAGCGAAACCTGCTGCAAAACCTGCGGTGAAAAAGCCTGCCGCTGCCAAGCCAGCAGCAAAACCAGCTGCAGCGAAACCGGCCACTGCGCCTGCTGCCAAACCTGCCGCAGCGGCAACCCCGGCTCCGACCGCAGCTCCTGCATCCGCCGCCACTACCTCGACCACCGCAACCACGCCATCGTCGGCGCCGGTGTCGAGCGTCGCCAGCAACCCGTCCAGCGCTTCCTAA
- a CDS encoding FKBP-type peptidyl-prolyl cis-trans isomerase, which translates to MSRYLFLSLCMFFSAVQADEKNTANDAHDLAYSLGASLGERLRQEVPQLQIQALIEGLQQAYQGKPLALSEARIEQILADHESQTAEHATMPSSDAAMENEQRFLTAEKAKPGVKELADGILLTELTPGTGAKAGPDGKVQVLYIGRLPDGTVFDQNTQPQWFNLDSVIAGWRTALQNMPVGAKWRLVIPSDQAYGADGAGDLIAPFTPLVFEVELRGATS; encoded by the coding sequence ATGTCGCGCTACCTTTTTTTATCCCTCTGCATGTTCTTTTCGGCGGTCCAGGCCGACGAAAAAAACACCGCGAACGATGCCCATGATCTGGCCTACAGTCTCGGCGCGAGCCTCGGTGAACGGCTGCGTCAGGAGGTTCCGCAACTGCAGATCCAGGCATTGATCGAAGGCTTGCAACAGGCTTATCAAGGCAAGCCTCTGGCATTGAGCGAAGCGCGGATCGAACAGATTCTGGCCGATCACGAATCGCAGACGGCCGAGCACGCGACCATGCCTTCAAGTGATGCGGCAATGGAAAACGAGCAGCGCTTTCTCACGGCGGAAAAGGCCAAGCCCGGCGTAAAGGAGCTGGCTGACGGCATTCTGTTGACCGAGCTGACCCCGGGAACTGGCGCAAAAGCCGGCCCCGACGGAAAAGTACAGGTGCTGTATATCGGACGGCTGCCGGACGGCACCGTGTTCGACCAGAACACTCAGCCGCAGTGGTTCAATCTCGACAGCGTGATCGCCGGATGGCGCACCGCGTTGCAAAACATGCCGGTGGGCGCGAAGTGGCGCCTGGTGATTCCATCGGATCAGGCTTACGGCGCCGACGGTGCCGGCGACTTGATCGCGCCATTCACACCGCTGGTGTTCGAAGTCGAATTGCGCGGCGCGACCAGTTGA
- the rsd gene encoding sigma D regulator, translated as MLESCQNAQERWGGVHLLIDRWLQEREELIAAYDKLGAKPQSLSEDRKPLQEFCGVLVDYVSAGHFEIYEQLTGEAKAFNDKRGLELAETIYPRIDVITEKLLAFNDLCDEGKCVAEKFKELGGLLHERFELEDCLIEVLHTAHKEEDSVQA; from the coding sequence ATGCTCGAAAGTTGTCAGAATGCTCAGGAACGTTGGGGTGGAGTTCATCTGCTGATCGACCGCTGGCTCCAGGAGCGTGAGGAACTGATCGCCGCTTACGACAAGCTGGGTGCCAAACCTCAGTCGCTATCCGAGGATCGAAAGCCTTTGCAGGAATTCTGCGGTGTGCTGGTCGATTACGTTTCGGCGGGGCACTTCGAGATCTACGAACAGCTGACGGGCGAGGCCAAGGCCTTCAATGACAAGCGCGGCCTGGAACTGGCCGAGACGATCTATCCGCGGATCGATGTCATCACCGAAAAACTGCTCGCGTTCAACGACCTTTGCGATGAAGGCAAATGCGTTGCGGAGAAATTCAAGGAGCTGGGCGGCCTGCTTCACGAACGCTTCGAACTGGAAGACTGCCTGATCGAAGTGCTGCACACCGCCCACAAGGAAGAGGATTCGGTTCAGGCCTGA
- a CDS encoding disulfide bond formation protein B, with translation MSATCSRSLFFMVFTAGILALGASYYLEYTVGLMPCSLCLVQRLFLSVLTACCGVAAVHGPGRFGLSLYWFGALSASLGGTMAAWRQVLLQSDSLHHLAQCAPGAQELFSHLPWLCALGRMFNDSEDCAQLSWTLFDLSIPEWSLLFFVAMSILAVYQLLRLAWSALQRPLSGEPSHRALAGD, from the coding sequence ATGTCGGCGACCTGCTCACGCTCCCTGTTCTTTATGGTTTTCACGGCGGGAATCCTGGCGCTGGGAGCTTCCTACTACCTTGAATACACGGTCGGCCTCATGCCGTGCAGCCTGTGTCTGGTGCAGCGACTCTTTCTGAGTGTCCTTACCGCCTGCTGTGGCGTGGCGGCCGTGCATGGGCCCGGACGCTTCGGTCTGTCGCTCTACTGGTTCGGTGCGCTGTCGGCCAGCCTCGGCGGCACGATGGCGGCCTGGCGACAGGTACTGCTGCAGAGTGATTCGCTGCATCACCTGGCGCAGTGCGCGCCCGGCGCGCAAGAGTTGTTCAGCCACCTTCCCTGGCTCTGCGCATTGGGGCGGATGTTCAATGACAGCGAGGATTGCGCGCAATTGTCCTGGACGCTGTTCGATCTGAGCATTCCGGAGTGGAGTCTGCTGTTCTTCGTCGCCATGTCGATCCTGGCGGTTTATCAATTGCTGCGCCTGGCCTGGAGCGCTCTGCAACGACCGCTCAGCGGCGAACCGTCGCACCGGGCATTGGCCGGGGATTAA